The Corvus cornix cornix isolate S_Up_H32 chromosome 8, ASM73873v5, whole genome shotgun sequence sequence tATTTATCACTACTGAAGTATTTTCAATTAAACGGACGGATTAAATACTAACTGTGCCTGGCAGCTAAtgaaattcctgtttcttttccaaggaAGCTGACATGAAAGAAGCCAGACACGACTGGGCACAGGAGTTTGCGCTGCCGGCTTCTACATTTCCTAACAAGTGAGCGCTGTGTGATACCACAGGTGGGAGGCAGGCTTGATTCCTGGTGCTGACAGTTGTCACAAAGGTGAGGAACACTCAGGTGATCCCACAGAAGCCTCACAAAGGGTGGGAAGATGGAGGTGATAGAAGATTCCTCACCACCTTCCAGCCTTAGGTGCATCCTGCGAGACCTTCAGTCCAATAAGAAATCCATATGGAACTGCAGTGCCAGGAAGAGGAGACCTGAAGATTTCCTACCAAAAGTGTGATTGAATCAACCCACCAACTCTGACCTGCAGTGTGGGGATGAATGCTGagaattcttttcctctgaacaCTCTGAGGAACCTCCAAGAAGGACAAGTGGGGATgagaaaaacatcatttttattGATGCTTTTGAGGAGGAGCACATGGAGATGCTTTGGCCTTTTCCCCCATGATCCCTCTGAGGAAGGACACTGTTTGCTGGCACTACACCATTCCTTTGTGGTTGTGATAAACAAcgatttggatttttttaaaatggtcaTTCATCATCTTTTCCCCAAACAAACATGCTTGGCTGTGGGGATATTGGTGCATGTTCTTAGATATTCCTAAAGTTTTCCTTATGAACAAGGGGAGGGGTGTGTGTTTGTCTTCCATGAGGGAATATGGAAGGGGTATGTGATTCCATGCATCCTGGGTCTAGGTGGGAGAAAGCCTTTACCCTGCCCAGCTAAGTAAGAAACATCTAAgcatttaaattctgaaaaaatacgGTAAAATAATGGAAATCTTCTGagttgctttggttttttcctagtTTGGGAAAGTTGGAATGACAGTTCTTCCCCTGCAAGGTTTGCCATTCCAAGCAGAGTGTGGGTTCCTCATGGATTCAAGGACTGTCATTAAAGGACTGTTGCAAACCTATTTTTGAAGTGCCTCATCTGAAGAAACTGAACTGCCACTTACTCTGCTCTCAGAAGGGACTTGCTTTTCCATGTGGAAGGAGtagatacatttcttttcctcaccctcaactcccagcagagcagtttcTGGTTTCATGTCTATTTTTGGCAAGATCTGtgaaatcacaaaaataatacagagCTTGGAGCATTCTTCTATACTATATTTGCATGCTGGCAATGTACACTCTTGTTCATTTGTCATTTCAGTTCTGTATTTGCTGCTAATTGTGGAGCCCATTTCCCAAAGCTGGAGGAGTTTTGCTAGGAAAAGGCAGTGCAAAGCTTCCCAGTGCTGGGTTTAAAGCAGGAGCAATCTCTGTGAGATTACACAGATGATGGAGAGTGGTTTCAACTGTGGACCATGATCCTACTGTGGCTTTGGCAAAGGCAGGTGGGATCCTTGGATGTGTTGGGCAAAGGACTTCTCTAGGAACTGGTGCCACTGTGAAAGGCCCTGGTGAGGCATCACTTAAGATGCTGAATGCCCTATTGGGTGTGAAGACTCATTGAAGTAGGAAGTGGGACACAGAATTCTGGGAGGTGGATTGATCCCTCCTTACAGGGGCAGAGCTTGTTTCTTCCAACAAGACAGAGCCTGAAAATGAATCAATCCCTGCCACACTCCTGCAGGAAGATGGATGCACAGTTATTGCCCCCCACAGTTGTGGGGGGCACAGGGATACTCCATGAATTGCTgtgagctggagctgagggaCAGAAAGGGCACTGACCTGTTGGggcaagtccagaggagggcacCAAGGTAATCAGAGGGATGGACCACCTCTGCTGTAAGGCAAGGCcaagagaactgggattgttcaaTTTGGAGAAGGCaaggctctggggtgacctagttgtggccttccagtacctgaaggcagcctacaagaaagatgggacaagactatttacaagggtGTGAAGTGGCAGGACAAAGGAGAATGAGTTCAAATTGAaggagagtaggtttagattagatagtgggagaatttttttccttgtgagggtggtgaggccctggcagagggtgtccagagaagctgtggctgccccatccgtggaggtgtccaaggccaggctggatggggctcggagcaacctggtctagaggaaggtgtccttgcccacgGCAGGGGGCTGGAACGAGACGACTTTCGAGGTTCCTTTCGACCCACACCATTCCGTGACTCCATGAACAGGCTCCTGGAGCACCGGGGTTCGCCGAGCCGGGGCGGTGGGAAGGGCCGGGCTGCGGGATCGGAACGGGGCGCGGACTCGGGCGGGGAGCGGTGGCCGGGGAGGGGACGCGGTGTCCGGTCCCGCCCCGCTGCCGGCAGCCCCAGCTCGGCCGAGCCGCCACTGCGCCGGTGCCGCTGCCGCGGGCTCCGCGCCGGCGCGGGGGAtgcgcggggccgcgccgggacCCGCAGCGCCCAGGTAGGGCGGGGAACGGGGAACGGGCGCCGGAGCGGGGAAAAGTTGGGGGCTCATGCTGCCTGGAACAAATAAGTAtctcctcttttaaaaatatatatacgtgtatatgtatgtatttattgttattattatttttcatcccACTCGGTAATTTCAACATccccctgctgcaggaaatggGCAGCCGTGGTCATGGAGTTCTCTTAAGCCAAGCGGCGCCAGCATCCCTTGGAAAGTTTTCCCGCCCCAAAGGCATCGGCAGCTCAGTTAGAGGGCTGGAGGTGAGGAATATGCCTGTTACCAGCTCCTTACTAAATTGTTGGGAATGGCTGGAGTTGAGGGTGTGTTGAGCCACGCTGTTCCAGGCAGTGACTAATGAGGACTAATCCAAATTGTTTTCCATGTCTCCAGCAGAAGAAAGCGTGGCTTGtgtggctgatggagctggCCTTTCTGGGATGTGAATAAGAGCTTTCACTTAATGCACATCGCTGTACTGCCTTGATAACTGCACTTTGTAAGCCTCCTGAAACTAAATAGGCAAGTTTTACATTTATGTACAtgtggaaatacagaaatgtttgtttttacatATATGTGTTCGTTTGTATGTATGCTTATATTCAGAGATGTCTTATCCCACCTTCCGGTAATTGAAGGGATTTTACAGAAAAGGAGAGCAATATTTTACAgagatagtgataggacaagggggaatatttttaaactaaaagaggagagatttagattagttattaggaagaaattctttactgtgaaggtgagaaggccctggcacagattgaCCAGAGAAGCTGTCGCTGCTCCATCCCTAGAAGTTGGATGcggcttggagcaacttggtctagtggaaggtgtcctgcccatggcaaggggttggaacaagatggtctttaagatcccttccaccccaaaccattccgggaTTCTCATCTTCGGGTGAATTTAAAACGGAAATTATCACTTTATATTTGGTAGTGAAGGCTGGCTGATCACAGAGGATTAAACTTCATTAAATGTAGTCTGTCTAGGTTTTGTGTGCTGAATGTATATTTTCTACATATCTAATAGCAGATGATTCTGTTTCTCCTACTGCTTAACTAATGTTCCATTCTTTGAATCAGAAAAGTACCTTCACTGTTCTGAATTTATGATATCAGAAGAATCACTGATGAAAcaggtgttttattttcccaggGAGGACTATCAGGAGAGCTGAGAATGAGATGGACTTACTGTGAAGGACACAAAGCTCTGGGTGATGATGAGCTGCAGATGAACACAGTGTTTGCCTCAGAGGATGGACGTGAGCGTGGACTGGAACTCTGAGAATAACATTTGCGACACAGGTGGGAAGCATTCAAATTATCCCAGAAAGGCCACGAAGCAGGTGGGCCACACCTGTAGCCTGCAGAAGGAGGTGGACATGAATTACTTGTGCAGTCCTACTGGAAGCTCTGCTGGAcctgcaggaaagcaggagcttactgcagagctgcagtgtggAGACAAAGAAACCTGTGACACTTACAGCCAGAAACAAGGTGAGAGTCCAGCTGGGGAGTTTGCCCCCTCCAGCACCAACTTCCACCTGCAGAGTGAAGATAAGGATTTAGATCACTGTTCCTCTGAACGCCCCAGGAAACCATGGATGATAGCGAAACTTTGTGAGGACAACAAAAGCACTGCTCTTGGGGATGTGTTTGGTGAGGACCTGGAGCCTGTCCCCGAGGAAGCTCTGCCCTATCGATGCAAGAAGTGTGGCTCCTCTTTCCACAGTGTGAGcgagctgcaggagcacaggcaaGCTCACCTGCTGGAAAACTCCTACCACTGTCCCATTTGTGCCAAAGCATTCTCCCGCGCAGCCAACCTGCGCATGCACAAGCTCATCCATTCCAGCGAGAGGCCGCACAAGTGCCCGGAGTGTGACAAGGGCTTCATCCGCACAGCTGACGTCTGGAGGCACCTGCGCAATGTGCACAAGATCGAGCGCTCCATGGTGATCCTGGGGAATGGCGTGGCCAGGAACCCCTGGTCTGTGGTGCATCGTAGCCAGCACAACGCTGAGTACCCAGATCAGCCTTGTCCTGAAAACCCAAAGTCTCAGGAAGACAACTTCAAACCTTACACCTGCCCGACATGCGGCAAAGGTTTTGATAAGCCCAACCTGCTGTCCAAGCACAAGGTGATCCACCGGGAGGACAAGCCCTACAAGTGTCAGGAGTGTGGCATGGCATTTGTGCAGCTGCTCAGGCTCAAGAGACACCAGCAGACTCACTCTGGGGCACGGCCCTTCTATTGTGAGGAGTGTGGGGGAACCTTCACCCGGCTGGCATCGCTCCAGCGCCATCACCGCATCCACACCGGAGAGAAGCCCTACTCCTGTAATTTCTGTGGGCATTCCTTCACTGAGTCAGGGACCCTACGGAGGCATGAGCGCACACACAAGTTGGACAAACCTTAATTTGTGGTCTCTGTGGTTGCTTTGTACCTGAACAAGGTCTGCTCAGTTGAGCTGGAAAAGCACCCCATGGTATGTGCTCTGCCCAGTCCAGACCCACTGCCCAGCAGTGGCTGACAGGGAATGCTGCATCACAGAGAGCTCTGGAACTTGTGCTGGGAGGGATTGCGCTGCCTGGCTTTAAACTGCTTTGTATGAAAAAATAACCTAATTACCCCTGAGTAATGAAATGGGAGGCTTGAGGAGACTGAAATCACTCACATGTGCTTGCGCTGTCTCTGTTTGCAGGATTGGCGATGCATCAGCTCAAGCTTTGTGCAGGGATGTGCAATCACAGGCCATGAGAATTCACTGGATGAATTGGCCCTGCCCTCTTGCGTGTGATGGCTCTTTGACACTGAGTTTGGAGATCTGTTAATTTGCTAAGTTAGAACAGTCCAGAGTTGTCCCTCTatcccttctttccttgtatTTTGCTGAGTTCTTCTTTctgttacatttctttttatttgaaagggGGAGTATcatgttggttttttaaaaaaaccaaaccaaatcccACTTACAAACCAGTTCCTTAATAAACACAACAGTTACCAGCTGTATTTCAGAATGTTTCTATCTGAGGGAGTACCAATATTTTATGCACCTTTGTGTGATGGGTTGAATGTCTGTTAATAATGGGGAAAGCTTTATTTTGGCTATGGTGGTGCAAACTCTTGGGGTGATGGGGTTCAAATATGTTTGTGTCTCTGATGGAACCATGCACACTAAATCTATCCAGCTGAGTATTGTGGAAGGAAATGCTTGAGGACACAAAATTCAAAGAGCAGAAGACCAAATTTAAGCCACCTTTGCTACTCATTGCATAGGAATCTTATGgatttaaatgttttcacaCACAGGGAAGCTTCCCATAACAAAACCATGTTCTGTGGTGTGCCCGAAGTGTCTGTTAGACTCTTCACTTTGATTTAGATTCAAATGGTTAGTGAAGAAAAACTTCCTTAGAAATTAGCCTGGCAGACTTGGGCAGGTGCTGACAAATCCTCCAAGGCTGTAACTTCCAAAAGGTGTGTAAAGCCTCAGGGGGGCTTTAACTTT is a genomic window containing:
- the LOC109143179 gene encoding zinc finger protein 226-like yields the protein MDVSVDWNSENNICDTGGKHSNYPRKATKQVGHTCSLQKEVDMNYLCSPTGSSAGPAGKQELTAELQCGDKETCDTYSQKQGESPAGEFAPSSTNFHLQSEDKDLDHCSSERPRKPWMIAKLCEDNKSTALGDVFGEDLEPVPEEALPYRCKKCGSSFHSVSELQEHRQAHLLENSYHCPICAKAFSRAANLRMHKLIHSSERPHKCPECDKGFIRTADVWRHLRNVHKIERSMVILGNGVARNPWSVVHRSQHNAEYPDQPCPENPKSQEDNFKPYTCPTCGKGFDKPNLLSKHKVIHREDKPYKCQECGMAFVQLLRLKRHQQTHSGARPFYCEECGGTFTRLASLQRHHRIHTGEKPYSCNFCGHSFTESGTLRRHERTHKLDKP